The genomic DNA TACTTGAAGAGGTACCACAAGATTTCTCCGCACTATGCTGGTACTGCCTGAAGTGTGACCATTGTGTTTCTGCTGGGGCGTGTGTGGGGAAGTGCGTCGGGGTGCGCGCCGAGGTGGGCGTGGAGGGGGTGCAGGGGATTGCCGGGTAATTCGGGTGGCGGTGTTCCGGGGTTATTGGTGACGGGTCGGTATCGGCTGGTCGAGAGCATCGGGCAGGGGGGAATGGGGCGGGTGTGGCGTGCCACCGACGAAATGCTGGACCGTCAGGTGGCCGTCAAGGAAATGCGGATAGACGGACTCGACGCAGAGGACACGCGCACCCGCCGCGAACGCACGCTGCGCGAGGCCAGGGCCACGGCTCGGATCAGCCATCCGAATGTCGTGCGCGTCTACGACGTGGTGGACGAGAGCGACCGGCTGTGGATCGTCATGGAGCTCGTCGACGGCCGCTCGCTGGAGCGGATCGTGGTGGAGGACGGACCGCTCGGGCCGGGGGAGACGGCACGCATCGGACGCGAACTGGTGGCGGCGCTGCGGCAGGTGCACGCGGGGGGTGTGCTGCACCGGGACATCAAGCCGGGGAACGTCCTGGTCGAGAACCTGGGGCACCGGGTCGTCCTCACCGACTTCGGCATCGCCGCGATCCAGGACGCCAAGGCGCTCACGATGGTCGGCATGCTGGTCGGTTCGCCCGACTACATGGCCCCGGAGCGGGTGTCCGGCCGTCCGCAGGGCCCGCCGTCCGACGTGTGGTCCCTCGGGGCGACGCTGTGCGCGGCGCTCGGCGGCCACTCCCCGTTCTCGCGCTCGACGACCCTGGCGACGCTGCACGCGGTGCTGTACGAGGAGCCCGAACTGCCCACGGAGGCGGGAGGGTTACGGCAGATCCTGGCCGCGCTGCTGGAAAAGGAGCCTTCGGTCCGGCCCGGCCTCGAGGAGGTGGCGGCGGCACTGGAGGCGCTGGTGGCCACGGGGACGAGTGTCGCCGGGGCGGGTGATGCCGGGGCGGGTGCCGCCGGGGCGGGTGTCGAGGCGGCGGGTGTCGAGGTGGCCGGGTCGGGTTCTGGGGATGGAGGGAATGGAGGGGATAGAGGGGAGGGAGCGGTCGGGGAGCGGGGGGCTGGGCTGGGCGCCGGATCGGGGGGTGAGCCGGGCGCCGGGTCGGGACCTGAGTTGCGGGTTGGGCCGGGAGCCGAATCGGGAGCCGGGGCGGGCGCGGAGTCGGAAGTCGGGGCGGTGCCGCGGGGAGTGCGGCAGCCGGGGGAGGAGGGCGAGCCCGAGCAGGGCGGACCGGACGCCGGCTCCGGAGGCCGGCGGCTGGAATCCCCGACGCGCGCGCTCCTGGACACGGCCCTGATCCGCGCGGCCCGGACGGCCCCGGAGGAGACGCGGCCGGATGCCGATCCGCGGTGGTCCGAGCCCGTCCAGGACGCCATACCGGGGCGGCCCACCCGGGCCGTCCCACCGGAGGCCCCGCCGACGAGGGAGACGCCCGCCGTCGGACCCGGCCATACGGCAGTCACCCAGCCCAGCCACTCCCCGGCCCCCGCCCCCGCTCTCCCCACGCCGCTCCCGTTCCCCGCACAACCCCACCACCCCGAAGCCCCCCTCGTACCCCCCACCGCGTCCCCCACCGCGTCCCCCACCGCGTCCCCCACCGCGTCCCCCGCCGTGGGCAACGCCTCCACCGAGGCTCCCTCCGCAGGCCGTGCCGAGCCGCTTGCCTCGGGAGTTCCGGAGCGGGCGGGGGCCGGGGAGCGCCCGTCCCGCGGCGGTGCCGCTCCCGGTACGGGAAGTCACGCCGCACTGGCCAACGCGGTCACCGCGAGCCGACTGCCCGGGTGGCCCGGCGCCGCCCCGACGTCGTCCCCGATGTCGCCCGGTGAACTCCCCGGCCCGGCCCTGCCGTCCGCGCCCAGGCCGCCGCGTCACCGGCGCCGTATGGGGCTGGCGGCAGCCGGAGGTGTCGTCGCGGCCGGTGCCGTAGCCGTCGTCGTCATCGCCGCGACCGGCGGATCGCCCGGCCACGACCGCGACGCGTCCTCCGCCACGTCGTCGGCGCCGTCCGCCTCGTCCGGCGGGCCCTCGCGGTCGCCCACGGTCGACGGCACCTCACGCCCGCCGAGCTTGCCGCCGGGGTCACGCACCGAGGCCGGGATGTACGCGTGGGTTCCGCCCAAGGGCTGGAAACGAGTGGTGCAGAGCGGCACCGAGGTGCACTACACCTCGCCCGACGCCCAGCAGGAGATCCTGGCGAACGCGACCCCGGCCCGGGGCGACCTGCTGAAGCAGTGGCAGGTCGCGGAGGAGGACCGCGAGAAGGGCCTGAACTACCGGCGGATCCGCCTGGAGCGGACCACGTTCCGCGGCGCGCCCGCAGTGGTCTGGGAGTACAACGTCACGGCCAAGGGGCAGTACTGGCACGTAAGGCTGCTCGGCTTCCGCAGCCGCGGCACGTCCTACGAGCTCAGCACCTGGTACCACCCGGACATCGAGGGCAGCGCGGTCCCGGCCTACGAACGGGTCAAGAAGAGCTTCACGCCACTGTGAGAAAGAAGCCGTGAGAAAGAGAAGGGGAGCCCGGCGGCGTGTGCCGCCGGGCTCCCCTTCTCTACGTACCTCTATGTACTACCGCTCAGTGCGCGTCGGCCACGGCCTCGGCCACAGCCGGCTCGTCGGCACCCGCGGCAGCCACCGCCCGGGAACCGTCCAGCTTCTGCTTCACCACGGCGATCACCAGCACCACCGCGGCCACGAGCAGCGACAGCAGCACCGTCTCGCGCCCGTCGTGCTCCGTGTCCGTCAGCATGTAACCGAGCACGAACACGATCAGCGCGGCCGTCGCCCAGGTCAGGTACGGGTACAGCCACATCTTCACGACGAGCTTCTCCGGCGACTCCCGCTGGATGATCTTGCGCATCCGCAGCTGCGAGAAGCAGATCACCAGCCAGACGAACAGGGCGACCGCACCGGAGGAGTTGACCAGGAAGAGGAAGACCGAGTCCGGGAACTTGTAGTTGAAGAAGACGGCGACGAAGCCGAAGACGACGGACACGACGATCGCGGCCAGCGGCACACCGCGGGACGTGGTCCGCGCGAACGCCTTCGGCGCGTCCCCGCGCTGGCCGAGCGAGAACGCCATGCGGGAGGCGGTGTAGAGCCCGGAGTTGAGGCAGGACAGCACCGACGTCAGCACGATGAAGTTCATGATCTGACCGGCGTGCGCGATGCCGAGGGAGTCGAGGGCGGCGACGTACGAGCCCTTGTCCTTGATCGACGGGTCGTTCCACGGGAGCAGCGACACGACGACCAGGATCGAGCCCAGGTAGAAGACGCCGATGCGCCAGATGATGCTGTTCGTCGACTTGGTGACCGCGCGCTGCGGGTCCTCGGACTCACCGGCCGCCAGCGTGGCGATCTCGCTGCCCATGAAGGAGAAGACGACCAGGAGCACACCGGTGAGGATCGCGCCGGGGCCGTGGGGCAGGAAGCCGCCGCTGTCGGTCAGGTTGCCGAGGCCGGCCTTCGGGGCGTCGACGCCCGGCAGCACGCCGAAGATCGCGAGGCCGCCGACGACGATGAACGCGCCGATCGCCACGACCTTGATCCCGGCGAACCAGAACTCGAACTCGCCGTACGAACCGACGGAGACCAGGTTGGTCGCGGTGAGCACCACCATCACGATGAGCGCCCAGCCCCACTGCGGTACGCCGGGCATCCACCCTTCGAGGATCTTGGCCCCGGCGGTCGCCTCGACGGCGAGCACCACCACCCAGAAGAACCAGTACAGCCAGCCGATCGAGAACCCGGCCCAGCGGCCGAGCGCGCGGTCGGCGTGCGCGGAGAAGGAGCCGGACGTCGGGTTGGCCGCGGACATCTCGCCGAGCATGCGCATCACGAGGACGACGAGCGTGCCGACGAGGGCGTACGAGAGAAGGATGCCTGGGCCCGCGGTGGCGATGCCGGTGCTGGAGCCCACGAAGAGACCGGCTCCGATGACGCCACCGATGGCGATCATCGAAAGGTGACGGTTCTTGAGTCCGGCCTGGAGGCCGCCGCCGGGTTCTCCGGGTCGGTCCGGGCCGTTTTCGGCCTTCGACAGGGTCGGCTGCGAGGTCATGGAGGGAATTCCTTTGCGCCGTTGAGCAGATTCCCGTACGAGCGGTGTACGGGGCACTCGCACGAGCGGTGGTACGAGCTGGTCCAGTGAATCCGAGGCAAAGGAATTCGTGAACCTTTGAATCCGGATCGTTACTTGAGGTTTCCTTGAGGTTTTGTAGTGAGGCTCACACTTTTCCTGCTGGGCACCCGGGGCGGCCGATCCGAAACGGCCGTGTCACACTCGGAACCATGCGCGTGTACCTCGGCTCTGATCATGCCGGTTTCGAACTGAAGAACCACCTCGTCGAGTGGCTCAAGGCGGCCGGCCATGAGCCCGTCGACTGCGGGCCCCACATCTATGACGCCCAGGACGACTACCCGCCGTTCTGCCTCCGTGCCGCAGAGGGGGCGGCGGCGGACCCCGACGCCCTCGGCATCGTGATCGGCGGCTCCGGCAACGGTGAGCAGATCGCGGCGAACAAGGTGAAGGGGGTGCGCGCGGCGCTCGCCTGGAGCGAGGAGACCGCGTCGCTGGGCCGGCAGCACAACGACGCGAACGTGGTCGCGGTGGGTGCGCGCATGCACACGCAGGAGGAGGCGACGAAGTTCGTCGAGACCTTCCTGAACACGCCGTTCTCCGGTGACGCCCGCCACATCCGCCGCATCGACATGCTGTCGGCGTACGAGACGACGGGCGACCTGCCGGCCATCCCGGCCCACCACCCGCAGCAGTAGCCGCACCTTTCACCGCCGGCCGGGCTGATTCTTCGGTCCGTCCGGTGATCGAGTGAGGGCGGAGGGGACGAAGACTCTCCTCCGCCGTACGGCAGACCGTACGAACAGGAGGCGTCCGTGCCCGAGGGGCACACGATTCACCGCCTGGCCGACGACTACGAAGCCAGGTTCGGCGGCGCGGCCGCACGCGTGACCAGCCCGCAGGGCAAGTTCGCCGACGCCGCCGCCCTCCTGGACGGCACGGTCCTCGAAACGGCGGACGCCCACGGCAAGCACCTCTTCCTCGGCTTCCGCCGGGCCGACTGGATCCACATCCACCTCGGCCTCTTCGGCAAGGTCGGCTTCGGCGACGCACCCGCCCCGCCCCCCACGGACACCGTCCGGCTGCGCCTCGCGAACGACACGTCGTACGTCGACCTGCGCGGCCCCACGACCTGCGCCCTGATCACCGACGGCGAGAAGCGCGCGATACACGACCGCCTCGGCCCCGACCCGCTGCGGCCCGACGCCGACCCGGCCCGCGCGTACGACCGTGTCTCCCGCAGCCGTACGAGCGTCGCCGCCCTGCTCATGGACCAGAAGGTCATCGCGGGCGTCGGCAACGTCTACCGCGCCGAGGTTCTCTTCCGGCACGGCATCGACCCGTACCGCACGGGCAGGGAGCTCACCCGCCGCGAATGGGACGCGATCTGGGCGGACCTCGTCGCGCTCATGCGCGAGGGCGTCCGCAACAACCGCATCGACACCGTCCGGCCCGAGCACACCCCCGAGGCCATGGGCCGCCCGCCGCGCGTGGACGATCACGGCGGCGAGGTCTACGTGTACCGCAGGGCCAACCTGCCCTGCCACATCTGTGGCGGCGAGATCCGCACCGCCGGTCTCGCCGCCCGCAACCTGTTCTGGTGCCCGACCTGCCAACAGGCGTGACCACGGGCTGCCGCCGGGGGCTGCCGCCGAGGGTTGGCGCCGGGGGCGACGCCGGTCGGCCGCCGGGGGCCCGGTCGGCCGACGGGTGTCACTCAGGTCTGGAACCGCGGGCGGCCGCCCCGGTGGTCTAGAAGCCGTGCGGTAGCCATGGTGCGATTGCCGAGGAGAACGCCGACGTCGCCTCCGTCAGCGCGCCCGGTCGCAGCTCCCGTACCCGCCCGGCCGCGCCCAGCGACACGAGGGACACCCCGCCGAGATAGGCCGCCCCCAAGTCCCTTACGGACAGGGCGAGATCGACCGAGTCACGGGTACGCACACAGGTCGCGCCCTTGCCGTCGCCCGTCAGCCGCCAACGCCCCTCGTTCCAGGGGCAGAAGGCGTCCTCGACCTCGAACACCACGTCCACCGGCGCCTGATACGTGCGCGCTTCGAGCGCCGCGCCGACGTCGACCAGCCGTACGTGGAGCGAGTCCCGTTTCCGCAGATTGCAGCGGCGGATGTCCGACACCAGGTGCAGCCACGCCTCGTCGAGCGGCCGGTTGCGCGCGTTGAGGTGCGACGTCAGATCGATGTCGAAGAGGAACCGCCACAGCGCCGCGTGGGCGGCCGGGTCGAGCGCCTCCAGGTCCTGGAGGACGACCGTGCCCTTGGGCCCGGACGGCTCCCAGTCGGGCTTCACCCGGAACCGTGTGTACCCCACGGTCTCGCCGTCGCGCTCCGCGACCACGCACTGAAGCGGCGACGCCCCGTCCCGTCGGCTCTCCGGGTCGAGCACCATCAGCCGGTCCCAGCCCGGCCGCCGGGCCGGCATACCCGGCCGCCCCGGCACCAGCCGTGCGTAGACCGCCTCGCACACGTCGAGTACGTCGGCGGGGACGGCGTACCGCAGTCGTACGTCGTCCGTGCCGGGCGGTACGGACAGCCGTACGCGGCTGGTGTCGACGTCGGCGGTGAGCTGGTGCGTACCGATGCCGTAGCCGAACCGGCCGTAGATCGCCGGCTCGGACGCGGTGAGTACGGCGAGGGGCTCACCCCAGGACCGGATGTCGTCCAGCTGCCGGCGCATCATGGCCGTCAGAACCCCGCGGCGGCGGTGCGTGGCCGCGACGCTCACCATCGTGATGCCCGCGGCGGGCACCGACGCGCCGCCCGGCACCGTGACACGGAAGCTGAACGCTCCCGCGGTGCCCACACAGGCGTCGCCGTCCCACACACCGATGGAACGGTCGCATTCGGTGAGCGTCTGCCACAGCTCACGCTCCTCGGACGCCTCCGCGACCCCACCGAACGCACGGATCAGGGTGTCGTACCAGAGATTCCAGTCGTCCTGCCGCAGCACGCGCACATCAGTGGTCATGGAGCATGCCTACCAGGGCAATGCGGGGCGAGCGAGGGAATTTCGCCCCGGCCGTGCGGGCCGGACCTGCCGGTTTTCTGTGAAGTTCAGCGCTCGGACGGGGGACAAGTGGGACCTCCCGTGCCAAGGGGCTGGTCCGATGGATAGGGTCCCGAGCAATGGCAGCAGGACGAGAGCGGCGCGCCGCAGCCGAGACGTTCACGGCCCGGTTGAAGAAGCAGTGGCACCGGGCTCGCACCGGCGTGCGCAGATCCGCTGTCGACTACTTCCGCGGGGACGGCTCGGACTGGATCGCGCTGGCCGGTCTGCTGCTGACGATCCCGCTGATCGCGGCGACGACCCTGATGAACTCCGTGTGGTGTTCGCCGGCCGCGCTGGTGCTGCCGATCGTGGCGGGCGGGCTGCTGCTGCGGCCGTCGAGCCTGCTGGGGCTGTACGCCGCTGCCGCCAGCGCGCTGATCGTCGAGTCCGTGAAGCTCGGCCCGTACACGGAGGGGCCGTCGCGGGTCACGCCGGGTGTGGTGCTGGTCGTGGCCGCCTGCGGCTTCTTCGGCCTGCTGATCGCGCAGTTCCGCAGCCGGGTGGGCGTGCCGTGGCGGCGGGGCGGCACGATGCTGTTCGACCTGCGGGAACGTATCCGGGTGCAGAGCAAGTTGCCCAAGCTGCCGTTGGGGTGGCACCGGGAGATGGCGCTGCGGCCGGCCGGCGGGCAGTCGTTCTCGGGCGACTTCGTGGTGGCGGCCCGCACGAACGGGGGCCGCACGCTGGAGGTCGTCCTGACGGACGTGTCCGGCAAGGGCATGGACGCGGGGTCGCGGGCGCTGCTGCTGTCCGGGGCGTTCGGGGGGCTGCTGGGGTCGCTGCCGCCGCACGCGTTCCTGCCGGCGGCGAACGGCTATCTGCTGCGGCAGGACTGGGACGAGGGCTTCGCGACGTCGATCCATCTGGTGCTGGAGCTGGACTCCGGGGACTACGAGCTGTTCTCGGCCGGGCATCCGCCGGGGTTGCAGCTCAGTGCGGGCAGCGGGCGGTGGGAGGAGAAGGCCGCCGAGGGGCCGCTGCTCGGCGTCTACGACGGCGCGCAGTTCGATCCGGTGAAGGGGTCGCTGCGGCCCGGTGACGTGCTGATGCTGTTCACGGACGGTCTGGTGGAGACGGCGGAGCGGGACATCGTGGAGGGCATCGACCGGCTCACGGGGGAGGCGGACCGGTATGTCGCCGGCGGTTTCCACGGGGCGGCGTGGCATCTGATCGAGGCGGTGGCGAAGGACGTGAACGACGACCGGGCGCTCCTGCTGGTCTGCCGGGACGGCCCGACCGCGGCGGCGCGCTGAGGGTCCCCCTGGGGGGGCGAGCAGGCGTCCCGGGCCGGGCCCCCGCACTCCACGTCCCGTGTCGTGCCGGACGGCCGGCGAGCAGCAGCACCGGGGCGGGCGCGGAGGGCATCCGCGGGGCCGGCCGGTCCGATACCGGCACCACGCATGCGGGCGGGCTCGGGTTAACCCCACCCCCGATCCGGCGGCGGTCTCCATGGTCCGCGGAGGTCCCGAATCCGTACGTTCGACATCTCGACGGACGGACGGAAGGCGGACCAGGTCATGGGCCTGCGCAAGAGGCGGCGCGAGATCGACGAGCGGGCGTCCGGACGGATCCCCGGGCCGATCCCCGGCCGGACACCGCTCGCCTCCGGCGCTGACGGGGCCGACCCGGGCGCTTACGGGGCCGTCCCCGGCGTCGACAGGACCGCCCCGGGCGTCGACAGGACCGCCCCCAGCGTCGGCCGGGCCGTCTCCGGCGCCGACTGGGCCGTCGAGCTGCGGGGTGTGCGGCGGCGGTATGGGCGTGGTGGTTCCGCCGTGCATGCCCTGCGCGGTGTTGATCTCGCCCTGGCGCGCGGGAGTTTCACGGCCGTCATGGGGCCCTCGGGGTCCGGCAAGTCCACGTTCCTCCAGTGCGCGGCGGGCCTCGACCGGCCGAGCGGCGGGACCGTACACCTCGGCGGCACCGACATCACCGGCCTGAGCGAGAACAAGCTGACGGCGCTGCGCCGTTCGCGGCTCGGGTTCGTTTTCCAGGCCTTCAACCTGCTGCCGTCGCTGACGGTCGAGCAGAACGTCGTGCTGCCCCTGCGGCTGGCCGGGCACCGCCCCGACCGCCGCCGCGCCGCCGAGGTGCTCGCCCAGGTAGGCCTCCAGGACAAGGGGCGGCGCCGGCCGGGGCAGCTCTCCGGAGGGCAGCAGCAGCGGGTCGCGATCGCCCGCGCCCTGGTCACCCGGCCCGACGTCGTCTTCGCCGACGAACCGACCGGCGCCCTCGACACCACCACCGCCGCCGAGATCCTGGGCCTGCTCCGCCAGGCCGTCGACGTCCATGGCGCCACGGTCGTCATGGTCACCCACGACCCGACGGCCGCCGCCTGGGCCGACCGCGTCCTCTTCCTCGCCGACGGCTCGATCGTCGACCACCTGGAACGCGCCACCGCCCCGCGGATCGCCGCCCGGGTGGCCGCTCTCACCACGCCGTCCTTCGAGGGAGCGGCGGCCTGATGTTCGTGCCCAACGGCCTGGCCCGCGCCGCCGTCCGCTTCAAGCCCGCCGCGTTCGCCGGTACGTTCGTCGCCCTCGCGATGGCCGCCCTGATCGTGTCGGCCTGCGGCATCCTCCTGGAGACGGGACTACGCGCCTCGGTGCCGCCGCAGCGCTATTCCGGTGCCCCGGTGGTGGCCGCCGCCGACCAGCGCGCCCACCTCGTCACCGGCCACGGCGACGACCGCGACGACGAGGCCCAGCCCCTCCCGGACACCGCCCGGATCGACAACTCCCTCGTGGCCAGGGCCGGTTCGGTGCCGGGGGCGCGTACGGCGATCGCGGACGTGACCTTCCCCGTGCTCGACGAGAAGGGCGCCGCCCGCACCGCGCACGGCTGGGGATCCACCGCCTTCACCGGCGAGAGGCCGATGTCCGGACGGGCGCCGGGCCCTGGCGAGGTCGTCCTCTCCGGCGCCGGGCGCGCCGCCGTGGGCGGCCGGGTGACCCTCACCACCGCCGACGGACCCCGCACCTTCCGGGTGTCCGGCACGACGGCCGAGCAGGCCACCCCCACCGTCTGGTTCGCCGACACCGACGCCGTACGCGTCTCGGGCCACCCCGGTCGCGTCGACGCCATCGCCGTACTGCCGAAGGAAGGCGTGACCGCCGCAGCTCTCGAAGCCCAGGTGGCCAAGGCCCTCGGTGACCGCGCACAGGTCCACACCGGCGACGACCGGGGTGCCGTCGAGGACGCCTCGCTCGCCCAGGCCAAGGAACTGCTCGTCGGGCTCGGCGGCTCCTTCGGCGGTGTCGCCACCCTGGTCGCCGTCTTCACGGCGGCCGGCACCGTGGCGCTCTCCGTCGGCCAACGCGCACGTGAGTACGCCCTGTTGAGGGCCATCGGCACCACCCCTCGGCAGGTGCGCCGCAGCATCGCCACCGAGACCCTGCTCGTCGCCCCCCTCGCCGGAGCAGTCGGCTGCCTGCCCGGAATCGCCCTGGCCCGCTGGTGGTTCGGCCAACTCCAGGACAAGGGCGCCGTCCCGCACGCGGTGCGGCTGTCCGTGTCGTACATCCCGCTGCTGTCCGCGATCGGCGCCGTACTCCTCACCGCACTCCTCGCCGGCTACCTGGCCGCCCACCGCACCTCCCGCATCAAGCCGGGCCGTGCGCTCAGCGAGGCCTCCGTGGAACGGCTGAGGCCCGGCTGGATCCGCACCCCGCTGGGCATCGCCGCGGCGGTCGGCGGCTTCGTCTGCGCGGGGCTCGCCGACTCCCTCGACGGCGAGGACGCGGCCAACGCCTCGCTCGGCATCGTGATGCTCTTCATGCTGGCCGTCGCCCTGCTCGGCCCGCTGGTCGCGCGCGTCTGCGCCGCCCTGTTCGGACTGCCGTTGCGCGGCGCGGGCGCCCCCGCCGTCCTGGCCGCCGCCAACTCCCGTACCAACGCCCGCCGGCTGGCCTCCGCCCTCACCCCCATCGTGCTCGCCATGGCCTTCTCCTCCGTACTCGTCTTCCTGCACACCAGCGAGGAACGGGCCACACGCGACCAGCAGCGGGCCGGCATCACCGCCGACCACATCGTCACGTCGGACGCGGGCCTCGCCCCGGCCGCCGTCCACGAGGCAGCCGCGTCGCCCGGTGTCACCACCGCCGTGGGCGTGCTGAGAACGGCGG from Streptomyces avermitilis MA-4680 = NBRC 14893 includes the following:
- a CDS encoding serine/threonine-protein kinase, producing MGRVWRATDEMLDRQVAVKEMRIDGLDAEDTRTRRERTLREARATARISHPNVVRVYDVVDESDRLWIVMELVDGRSLERIVVEDGPLGPGETARIGRELVAALRQVHAGGVLHRDIKPGNVLVENLGHRVVLTDFGIAAIQDAKALTMVGMLVGSPDYMAPERVSGRPQGPPSDVWSLGATLCAALGGHSPFSRSTTLATLHAVLYEEPELPTEAGGLRQILAALLEKEPSVRPGLEEVAAALEALVATGTSVAGAGDAGAGAAGAGVEAAGVEVAGSGSGDGGNGGDRGEGAVGERGAGLGAGSGGEPGAGSGPELRVGPGAESGAGAGAESEVGAVPRGVRQPGEEGEPEQGGPDAGSGGRRLESPTRALLDTALIRAARTAPEETRPDADPRWSEPVQDAIPGRPTRAVPPEAPPTRETPAVGPGHTAVTQPSHSPAPAPALPTPLPFPAQPHHPEAPLVPPTASPTASPTASPTASPAVGNASTEAPSAGRAEPLASGVPERAGAGERPSRGGAAPGTGSHAALANAVTASRLPGWPGAAPTSSPMSPGELPGPALPSAPRPPRHRRRMGLAAAGGVVAAGAVAVVVIAATGGSPGHDRDASSATSSAPSASSGGPSRSPTVDGTSRPPSLPPGSRTEAGMYAWVPPKGWKRVVQSGTEVHYTSPDAQQEILANATPARGDLLKQWQVAEEDREKGLNYRRIRLERTTFRGAPAVVWEYNVTAKGQYWHVRLLGFRSRGTSYELSTWYHPDIEGSAVPAYERVKKSFTPL
- a CDS encoding amino acid permease — its product is MTSQPTLSKAENGPDRPGEPGGGLQAGLKNRHLSMIAIGGVIGAGLFVGSSTGIATAGPGILLSYALVGTLVVLVMRMLGEMSAANPTSGSFSAHADRALGRWAGFSIGWLYWFFWVVVLAVEATAGAKILEGWMPGVPQWGWALIVMVVLTATNLVSVGSYGEFEFWFAGIKVVAIGAFIVVGGLAIFGVLPGVDAPKAGLGNLTDSGGFLPHGPGAILTGVLLVVFSFMGSEIATLAAGESEDPQRAVTKSTNSIIWRIGVFYLGSILVVVSLLPWNDPSIKDKGSYVAALDSLGIAHAGQIMNFIVLTSVLSCLNSGLYTASRMAFSLGQRGDAPKAFARTTSRGVPLAAIVVSVVFGFVAVFFNYKFPDSVFLFLVNSSGAVALFVWLVICFSQLRMRKIIQRESPEKLVVKMWLYPYLTWATAALIVFVLGYMLTDTEHDGRETVLLSLLVAAVVLVIAVVKQKLDGSRAVAAAGADEPAVAEAVADAH
- a CDS encoding ribose-5-phosphate isomerase; translation: MRVYLGSDHAGFELKNHLVEWLKAAGHEPVDCGPHIYDAQDDYPPFCLRAAEGAAADPDALGIVIGGSGNGEQIAANKVKGVRAALAWSEETASLGRQHNDANVVAVGARMHTQEEATKFVETFLNTPFSGDARHIRRIDMLSAYETTGDLPAIPAHHPQQ
- a CDS encoding Fpg/Nei family DNA glycosylase, coding for MPEGHTIHRLADDYEARFGGAAARVTSPQGKFADAAALLDGTVLETADAHGKHLFLGFRRADWIHIHLGLFGKVGFGDAPAPPPTDTVRLRLANDTSYVDLRGPTTCALITDGEKRAIHDRLGPDPLRPDADPARAYDRVSRSRTSVAALLMDQKVIAGVGNVYRAEVLFRHGIDPYRTGRELTRREWDAIWADLVALMREGVRNNRIDTVRPEHTPEAMGRPPRVDDHGGEVYVYRRANLPCHICGGEIRTAGLAARNLFWCPTCQQA
- a CDS encoding GNAT family N-acetyltransferase codes for the protein MTTDVRVLRQDDWNLWYDTLIRAFGGVAEASEERELWQTLTECDRSIGVWDGDACVGTAGAFSFRVTVPGGASVPAAGITMVSVAATHRRRGVLTAMMRRQLDDIRSWGEPLAVLTASEPAIYGRFGYGIGTHQLTADVDTSRVRLSVPPGTDDVRLRYAVPADVLDVCEAVYARLVPGRPGMPARRPGWDRLMVLDPESRRDGASPLQCVVAERDGETVGYTRFRVKPDWEPSGPKGTVVLQDLEALDPAAHAALWRFLFDIDLTSHLNARNRPLDEAWLHLVSDIRRCNLRKRDSLHVRLVDVGAALEARTYQAPVDVVFEVEDAFCPWNEGRWRLTGDGKGATCVRTRDSVDLALSVRDLGAAYLGGVSLVSLGAAGRVRELRPGALTEATSAFSSAIAPWLPHGF
- a CDS encoding PP2C family protein-serine/threonine phosphatase, whose product is MAAGRERRAAAETFTARLKKQWHRARTGVRRSAVDYFRGDGSDWIALAGLLLTIPLIAATTLMNSVWCSPAALVLPIVAGGLLLRPSSLLGLYAAAASALIVESVKLGPYTEGPSRVTPGVVLVVAACGFFGLLIAQFRSRVGVPWRRGGTMLFDLRERIRVQSKLPKLPLGWHREMALRPAGGQSFSGDFVVAARTNGGRTLEVVLTDVSGKGMDAGSRALLLSGAFGGLLGSLPPHAFLPAANGYLLRQDWDEGFATSIHLVLELDSGDYELFSAGHPPGLQLSAGSGRWEEKAAEGPLLGVYDGAQFDPVKGSLRPGDVLMLFTDGLVETAERDIVEGIDRLTGEADRYVAGGFHGAAWHLIEAVAKDVNDDRALLLVCRDGPTAAAR
- a CDS encoding ABC transporter ATP-binding protein, whose amino-acid sequence is MGLRKRRREIDERASGRIPGPIPGRTPLASGADGADPGAYGAVPGVDRTAPGVDRTAPSVGRAVSGADWAVELRGVRRRYGRGGSAVHALRGVDLALARGSFTAVMGPSGSGKSTFLQCAAGLDRPSGGTVHLGGTDITGLSENKLTALRRSRLGFVFQAFNLLPSLTVEQNVVLPLRLAGHRPDRRRAAEVLAQVGLQDKGRRRPGQLSGGQQQRVAIARALVTRPDVVFADEPTGALDTTTAAEILGLLRQAVDVHGATVVMVTHDPTAAAWADRVLFLADGSIVDHLERATAPRIAARVAALTTPSFEGAAA
- a CDS encoding ABC transporter permease, encoding MFVPNGLARAAVRFKPAAFAGTFVALAMAALIVSACGILLETGLRASVPPQRYSGAPVVAAADQRAHLVTGHGDDRDDEAQPLPDTARIDNSLVARAGSVPGARTAIADVTFPVLDEKGAARTAHGWGSTAFTGERPMSGRAPGPGEVVLSGAGRAAVGGRVTLTTADGPRTFRVSGTTAEQATPTVWFADTDAVRVSGHPGRVDAIAVLPKEGVTAAALEAQVAKALGDRAQVHTGDDRGAVEDASLAQAKELLVGLGGSFGGVATLVAVFTAAGTVALSVGQRAREYALLRAIGTTPRQVRRSIATETLLVAPLAGAVGCLPGIALARWWFGQLQDKGAVPHAVRLSVSYIPLLSAIGAVLLTALLAGYLAAHRTSRIKPGRALSEASVERLRPGWIRTPLGIAAAVGGFVCAGLADSLDGEDAANASLGIVMLFMLAVALLGPLVARVCAALFGLPLRGAGAPAVLAAANSRTNARRLASALTPIVLAMAFSSVLVFLHTSEERATRDQQRAGITADHIVTSDAGLAPAAVHEAAASPGVTTAVGVLRTAVLIPAAGSLESATTQGVTGSAADLARVQDLDVEHGALSLKPGRVALDASLADSAHVRVGDRVHLRLPDGTKASPILAATYGRGLGLSQVTLPRADLATHVTSALDTEIWTKGGRAGALAPLGRVLDRADYTTAESLDRALNAWANTVMAAVLGGFAAVAAVNTLVMTVLGRRSKLGTLRLIGTTRRQVLRMVRWEALLVALSGIVLGTAIALATLVPMVRGLTGRSPYIPPLVYGSFAGAVLLLGLTAVTLPARAALRPARER